One genomic region from Neisseria weaveri encodes:
- the ispE gene encoding 4-(cytidine 5'-diphospho)-2-C-methyl-D-erythritol kinase codes for MMETPQYAIPFPAPAKLNLDLRIIGRREDGYHLLESIFCLVGLYDTVYLSVRNQDSRIILHNPADGIPEEQDLTYRAARDLQIETGIKLGVDIWLDKKIPTGGGLGGGSSDAATVLLALNKLWKCGLPTGKLMSMGLKLGADVPFFIFGKNAFVQGIGEHLSEIAVPKQWYVIVRPNVHVSTVKIFANERLTRDSKPSIMPTFQAIQPFRNDMQAVVLENYPEVLEVFKYLESFGKPLMTGSGSCLFLSFSSRQEAKTVYSQVSNIYETYCVEGLSLHPMFGI; via the coding sequence ATGATGGAGACTCCTCAATATGCAATACCGTTTCCCGCACCTGCAAAGTTGAATCTCGATTTAAGGATTATCGGCAGACGAGAAGACGGCTACCATCTTTTGGAAAGTATTTTTTGTCTGGTTGGTTTGTATGATACGGTGTACTTATCGGTAAGAAACCAAGACAGCAGAATTATTTTGCATAATCCGGCAGACGGTATCCCGGAAGAACAAGATCTAACTTATCGCGCAGCCCGAGATTTGCAAATCGAAACGGGTATTAAATTGGGCGTCGATATTTGGTTGGATAAGAAAATTCCTACCGGAGGCGGCTTGGGCGGAGGAAGCTCGGACGCCGCGACAGTTTTATTGGCATTAAACAAGCTTTGGAAGTGCGGTTTGCCAACCGGAAAATTAATGTCGATGGGCTTGAAACTAGGTGCAGATGTGCCGTTTTTCATTTTCGGGAAAAATGCTTTTGTGCAAGGAATAGGTGAGCATTTATCTGAAATTGCCGTTCCGAAACAATGGTATGTTATTGTCCGCCCTAATGTGCATGTCAGTACAGTAAAAATTTTTGCAAACGAGCGCTTGACAAGGGATTCCAAACCAAGCATAATGCCGACTTTCCAAGCAATACAGCCTTTCAGAAACGATATGCAAGCGGTTGTTTTGGAAAATTATCCTGAGGTTTTAGAAGTATTTAAATACTTGGAATCTTTTGGAAAACCATTAATGACAGGTTCCGGATCATGTTTGTTTTTGAGTTTTTCAAGCCGTCAGGAAGCTAAAACAGTATACAGCCAAGTTTCAAATATATATGAAACATATTGTGTTGAAGGTTTAAGCCTGCATCCTATGTTTGGTATATGA